The Hymenobacter sp. GOD-10R genome includes a window with the following:
- a CDS encoding basic secretory protein-like protein codes for MRNNHFVLLIAFLPFFVIRAGVARNIATANSRSAYYAKDSITKNGYTLIFISKDSAFSALTKQRMISTFFVVYPQEAKRFNPKTLKKIKFVVDPSYEGVAATGNGIATYNPKWLKDHPEDIDVVTHEVMHVVQAYPPNSVGWITEGIADYVRYVYGVNNLKANWALPDYKEGQSSTNSYRITARFFAWIEKNVRKSFINELDQAMRAGTYSPEIWKQKTGLTLDELWNTYTQNPALELTYR; via the coding sequence ATGAGAAATAACCACTTCGTTCTTCTTATTGCATTCTTACCCTTTTTCGTAATCAGAGCCGGCGTAGCGCGCAATATTGCCACAGCTAATTCTAGGTCAGCTTATTACGCCAAGGATTCTATTACGAAGAATGGCTATACGCTCATCTTTATTTCAAAGGACTCGGCTTTTAGTGCGCTTACCAAGCAGCGGATGATCAGCACCTTCTTTGTGGTTTATCCGCAGGAAGCCAAGCGCTTTAACCCCAAAACGCTGAAGAAGATCAAGTTTGTCGTGGACCCTAGCTACGAAGGCGTAGCTGCTACCGGCAATGGCATAGCCACTTACAACCCTAAGTGGCTTAAAGACCACCCGGAGGATATCGACGTGGTGACACACGAAGTGATGCACGTGGTGCAAGCGTACCCGCCTAATTCGGTCGGCTGGATAACGGAAGGCATTGCCGACTACGTGCGGTATGTGTACGGCGTCAATAATCTGAAAGCGAACTGGGCATTACCGGATTATAAAGAAGGTCAGAGCTCCACCAACAGCTACCGCATTACCGCTAGGTTCTTTGCTTGGATTGAAAAAAATGTACGCAAGTCGTTTATCAATGAATTAGATCAAGCGATGCGTGCGGGCACCTATTCACCCGAAATATGGAAGCAAAAAACGGGTCTTACGCTGGATGAACTCTGGAATACCTACACCCAAAATCCAGCGTTGGAACTCACGTATCGTTAA
- a CDS encoding GH92 family glycosyl hydrolase — MSKLLPALAALCLLEASSALAQVATPDRNPVQWVNPLIGTDSKPSLSNGNTYPAIALPWGMNFWMPQTGKMGDGWAYTYAADKIKGFKQTHQPSPWMNDYGQFAIMPITGKRVFDENERASWYSHKAEVAEPNYYRVYLADHDITTEITPTERAARFRFTFPQTDSAYVVLDALDKGSYVKVLPEQRKIIGYTTRNSGGVPKNFKNFFVIEFDHAFTSTAIYQDKALAASVMEATANHAGAAVGFKTRKGEQVNARVASSFISPEQAELNLREIGNNDFDAIRQQGKAAWNKALGRIDVEGGTDDQRRTFYSCLYRALLFPRKLYELDASGKVVHYSPFNGEVLPGYMYTDTGFWDTFRALFPFLNLMYPDVNAEIQQGLANDYKESGWLPEWASPGLRSVMVGNNSASVVADAYLKGIRGQDMNVLYEALTHGANNAGPMPAVGRAGVEYYNKLGYVPYDVKINENAARTLEYAYDDFTIYQLAKALNKPKKEINLYAKRSQNYRNLFDKESGLMRGKNQDGKFQKPFSPFKWGDAFTEGNSLHYTWSVFHDVQGLMDLMGGKKKFVATLDTVFKLPPVFDDSYYGGTIHEIREMQIADMGNYAHGNQPIQHMTYLYNYAGQPWKTQYWVREVMNRLYLPTADGYCGDEDNGQTSAWYVFSALGFYPVCPGTDQYVLGAPLFPKATLHLPSGKDIVLTASKNSKENRYVNQLTMNGQVYDKNYLTHEELLKGATLDFDMSATPNKSRGTKSDAAPFSMSKAK, encoded by the coding sequence ATGTCTAAACTTCTTCCTGCTCTTGCGGCGCTGTGTCTGCTGGAAGCCTCCTCGGCGCTGGCCCAAGTCGCGACGCCCGATCGAAACCCCGTGCAGTGGGTGAACCCGCTGATTGGCACCGATTCGAAACCTAGCTTGTCGAATGGCAACACCTACCCCGCCATTGCCTTGCCCTGGGGCATGAACTTCTGGATGCCGCAGACCGGCAAAATGGGTGACGGCTGGGCCTACACCTACGCGGCCGACAAGATTAAAGGCTTCAAGCAGACGCACCAGCCTTCGCCCTGGATGAACGACTACGGGCAGTTTGCCATCATGCCCATCACCGGCAAGCGCGTGTTCGACGAAAACGAGCGGGCTAGCTGGTACTCGCACAAAGCTGAGGTAGCCGAGCCCAACTACTACCGGGTGTACCTAGCCGACCATGACATCACCACCGAAATAACCCCCACGGAGCGGGCGGCGCGTTTCCGCTTCACCTTCCCCCAGACCGACAGCGCTTACGTGGTGCTCGACGCGCTGGATAAGGGTTCCTACGTGAAGGTGTTGCCAGAGCAGCGCAAAATCATTGGCTACACCACCCGCAACAGCGGCGGCGTACCGAAGAACTTCAAGAACTTCTTCGTCATTGAGTTCGACCATGCGTTTACCAGCACCGCCATCTACCAAGACAAGGCGCTGGCAGCTAGCGTGATGGAGGCGACGGCCAACCATGCCGGAGCGGCCGTTGGCTTCAAGACGCGCAAGGGAGAGCAGGTAAATGCTCGGGTGGCTTCCTCATTTATTAGCCCCGAGCAAGCCGAGCTAAACTTGCGCGAAATCGGCAACAACGACTTCGACGCTATTCGGCAGCAAGGCAAAGCCGCCTGGAACAAGGCCCTAGGTCGCATCGACGTGGAAGGTGGTACGGATGATCAGCGCCGCACCTTCTATTCGTGCTTGTACCGGGCGCTGCTGTTTCCGCGCAAGCTGTACGAGCTAGATGCCAGCGGCAAAGTGGTGCACTACAGCCCGTTCAACGGCGAAGTACTGCCCGGCTACATGTACACCGATACGGGTTTCTGGGATACGTTCCGCGCCTTGTTTCCCTTCCTGAACCTGATGTACCCCGATGTAAACGCCGAAATTCAGCAGGGCCTCGCCAACGACTATAAGGAAAGCGGCTGGCTGCCGGAGTGGGCTAGCCCCGGTTTACGCAGCGTAATGGTGGGCAACAACTCCGCTTCCGTGGTGGCCGATGCCTACCTGAAAGGTATCCGCGGCCAGGACATGAACGTGCTCTACGAAGCCCTGACGCACGGCGCCAACAACGCAGGCCCGATGCCGGCTGTGGGTCGCGCTGGGGTAGAATACTACAACAAGCTAGGCTACGTGCCTTATGATGTAAAAATCAACGAAAACGCGGCGCGCACCCTAGAGTACGCCTACGATGATTTCACCATCTATCAGCTCGCCAAAGCGCTAAATAAGCCGAAGAAAGAAATCAACCTGTACGCCAAGCGCAGCCAGAACTACCGCAACCTGTTTGACAAGGAAAGCGGCCTGATGCGCGGCAAAAACCAGGATGGCAAGTTCCAAAAGCCCTTCAGCCCATTTAAGTGGGGTGATGCTTTCACCGAAGGCAACAGCCTGCACTACACGTGGTCGGTCTTCCACGATGTGCAGGGGTTGATGGATTTGATGGGCGGCAAGAAGAAGTTTGTGGCCACTTTGGATACTGTGTTCAAGCTGCCGCCCGTGTTCGACGACTCCTACTATGGCGGCACCATTCACGAAATACGGGAGATGCAGATTGCGGACATGGGCAACTACGCGCACGGCAACCAGCCCATCCAGCACATGACCTACCTGTACAACTACGCGGGCCAACCCTGGAAAACGCAGTACTGGGTACGCGAAGTGATGAACCGCTTGTACCTGCCCACCGCCGACGGCTACTGCGGCGATGAAGACAACGGGCAGACTTCAGCCTGGTACGTCTTCTCGGCCCTAGGTTTCTACCCCGTGTGCCCCGGCACCGACCAGTATGTGCTCGGCGCTCCGCTGTTCCCGAAAGCCACTTTGCACCTGCCTTCGGGCAAGGACATTGTGCTAACTGCTAGCAAAAACTCGAAAGAGAACCGCTACGTGAACCAGCTGACGATGAACGGCCAGGTGTACGACAAGAACTACCTGACCCACGAAGAGCTGCTGAAAGGCGCTACGCTCGACTTCGACATGTCGGCCACGCCCAATAAGAGCCGCGGCACGAAGTCCGATGCTGCTCCTTTCTCGATGTCGAAAGCCAAGTAA
- a CDS encoding glycoside hydrolase family 125 protein, with translation MNRRTFAQSFSLLTASVFLKQYSFAGAAPAFPIVRPAADKRRFRSRSVEAAITEFKKKVKDPELGWLFENCFPNTLDTTVTYTTAQGRPDTYVITGDIDAMWLRDSSAQVWPYLQFIDKDADLRQLVAGVINRQTRYVIKDPYANAFYGDDTKVGEWKTDKTKMQPGVHERKWEIDSLCYPIRLAYHYWKKTNDTKPFDAQWQQAVKTTLQTFREQQRKTSLGPYHFQRETANSTDTQPMKGYGYPIQPVGLICSAFRPSDDATLYSFLVPSNFFAVVSLRQASEMMTAVAKDSQTAQELTALAGEVEVALRKYAVVKHPKHGDIYAYEVDGFGSQVLMDDANVPSLVSLPYLGAMPTSDPIYQNTRKFLLSTENPFFFKGKAGEGIGGPHVGQDMIWPIAIVTRGLTSTDDAEIRACVQSLKATHAGTGYMHESFNKDDPSKFSRSWFAWANTIFGEFLWKVYQEKPQLLA, from the coding sequence ATGAATCGCAGAACTTTTGCGCAAAGCTTCTCCCTACTCACGGCTAGCGTGTTTCTCAAACAATACTCCTTCGCGGGCGCGGCGCCAGCCTTTCCCATAGTGCGGCCCGCCGCCGACAAACGGCGCTTTCGTAGCCGCTCGGTGGAAGCAGCTATTACCGAGTTTAAGAAGAAGGTGAAAGACCCCGAGCTAGGTTGGCTGTTCGAGAACTGCTTCCCCAACACGCTCGACACGACCGTTACCTACACCACAGCCCAGGGCCGGCCCGACACCTACGTCATCACCGGCGACATCGACGCTATGTGGCTGCGCGACAGCTCGGCGCAGGTGTGGCCTTACTTGCAGTTCATCGACAAAGACGCTGATTTGCGGCAGTTGGTGGCCGGCGTGATCAACCGCCAAACGCGCTACGTGATTAAGGATCCGTACGCCAACGCCTTCTATGGCGACGACACCAAAGTGGGCGAGTGGAAAACCGATAAGACGAAGATGCAGCCCGGCGTGCACGAGCGCAAATGGGAAATTGACTCGCTTTGCTACCCCATTCGGCTGGCTTACCACTATTGGAAGAAAACTAACGACACCAAGCCGTTTGACGCGCAGTGGCAGCAGGCCGTTAAAACCACTTTGCAGACCTTTCGGGAGCAGCAGCGCAAGACGAGCCTAGGTCCTTACCACTTTCAGCGCGAAACGGCCAACTCTACCGACACCCAGCCCATGAAGGGCTACGGCTACCCCATTCAACCGGTGGGGCTGATCTGCTCGGCCTTCCGTCCTAGCGACGACGCTACTCTTTATTCCTTCCTCGTTCCCAGCAACTTTTTCGCCGTCGTAAGTCTGCGTCAAGCCAGCGAGATGATGACTGCCGTAGCGAAGGACTCGCAAACGGCCCAGGAGCTAACCGCCCTAGCTGGCGAAGTAGAAGTTGCCCTGCGCAAATATGCCGTCGTGAAGCACCCCAAGCACGGCGACATCTACGCCTACGAAGTCGATGGTTTTGGCAGCCAGGTGCTGATGGATGATGCCAACGTTCCAAGCCTAGTGTCGCTGCCCTACCTGGGTGCCATGCCCACCTCAGATCCTATTTACCAGAACACCCGCAAGTTTTTGCTTTCTACCGAAAACCCCTTCTTCTTCAAGGGCAAAGCGGGCGAAGGCATCGGCGGTCCGCACGTGGGGCAGGATATGATCTGGCCTATCGCCATCGTCACCCGCGGCCTCACCAGCACCGACGACGCCGAAATCAGAGCCTGCGTACAGAGCCTCAAGGCCACCCACGCCGGCACCGGCTACATGCACGAGTCATTCAACAAAGATGATCCTAGCAAGTTCTCGCGTTCGTGGTTTGCCTGGGCCAACACCATCTTCGGTGAGTTTTTGTGGAAGGTGTACCAGGAAAAGCCCCAACTACTCGCCTAG
- a CDS encoding glycoside hydrolase family 43 protein: protein MHAFQKKTLLLSTLASLLIAPTAFSQTATSASKKVATPVKSAAKSVTAAKSGNPVFPGWYADPEGTIFGKQYWIYPTYSAKYEQQVFMDAFSSPDLVTWTKHPRIIDTTGVKWARKAMWAPSIVEKSGKYYLFFGANDVHEGEIGGIGVAVASKPEGPFKDLLGKPLIGQIHNGAQPIDQFVFHDKDGQYYMIYGGWSHCNIVRLKEDFTGIVPFADGTTYKEVTPQGYVEGPFMFRRNGKYYFMWSEGGWGGPNYSVAYAVADSPLGPFKRVGKILQQDPKVATGAGHHSVIQVPDQDRWYIVYHRRPLGETDANHRVTCIDELHFDEQGLIKPVIITADGVAKQALR, encoded by the coding sequence ATGCACGCTTTCCAGAAAAAGACTTTGCTCCTGAGTACCCTAGCTAGCCTATTGATAGCACCTACGGCTTTTTCGCAAACAGCAACTTCGGCAAGCAAGAAAGTAGCAACTCCCGTGAAATCGGCAGCCAAGTCGGTTACGGCAGCTAAGTCAGGCAATCCCGTGTTTCCCGGTTGGTACGCTGACCCGGAAGGCACCATCTTTGGCAAGCAGTACTGGATTTACCCCACGTACTCAGCCAAGTATGAGCAGCAAGTATTCATGGATGCTTTTTCCTCGCCCGACCTGGTGACGTGGACCAAGCACCCGCGCATCATCGACACGACTGGTGTGAAGTGGGCGCGCAAGGCCATGTGGGCACCTTCCATTGTGGAGAAAAGCGGTAAGTATTATTTGTTTTTCGGGGCTAACGATGTGCATGAGGGCGAAATTGGTGGTATCGGTGTGGCGGTAGCTTCCAAACCAGAAGGCCCATTCAAAGACCTCCTAGGGAAGCCGCTCATCGGGCAGATTCATAACGGCGCTCAGCCCATTGACCAATTCGTATTTCACGACAAGGATGGGCAGTACTACATGATTTATGGTGGTTGGTCGCACTGCAACATCGTGCGGCTGAAGGAAGACTTCACCGGCATAGTGCCCTTCGCCGATGGCACCACCTACAAGGAAGTCACGCCGCAGGGCTATGTAGAAGGCCCGTTTATGTTCCGCCGCAACGGCAAGTACTACTTCATGTGGTCGGAAGGCGGCTGGGGCGGTCCGAACTACTCCGTGGCCTACGCCGTGGCCGACTCGCCCCTAGGTCCTTTCAAGCGCGTGGGTAAGATCCTGCAACAAGACCCCAAAGTAGCTACTGGCGCAGGGCACCATTCCGTGATTCAGGTGCCAGACCAAGACCGCTGGTATATCGTTTATCATCGCCGCCCGCTGGGTGAAACCGACGCCAACCACCGCGTCACTTGCATCGATGAGCTTCACTTCGACGAGCAAGGGCTCATCAAACCCGTAATCATTACGGCCGATGGCGTGGCGAAGCAGGCGCTAAGGTAA
- a CDS encoding class I SAM-dependent methyltransferase, which produces MDLTYEAKYHQLEEQHWWFASRRDVVYDLIQGLHLPLDAAILEIGCSGGPLMQRLRAAGYTDLTGIDVSEPAIELAKARGVPHVSVMDGAALDFAASRFDLVIASDVLEHIEDEAQALREWTRVLKPGGQMLVFVPAHTYLWSEHDVVNHHYRRYSRQSLVGALQRAGLRVQRSSFWNAALYFPTAALRLGRRLLFGPVPAEKKPGATGDLHDFGGPANSLILQWVKAENGLLRWFNLPVGVSVFALAQKPA; this is translated from the coding sequence ATGGACCTTACTTACGAGGCTAAATACCACCAATTAGAAGAGCAGCATTGGTGGTTTGCTAGCCGTCGTGATGTCGTGTACGACCTTATTCAAGGGTTGCACCTCCCGCTTGATGCCGCCATTCTGGAAATCGGTTGTTCGGGTGGCCCCCTCATGCAGCGCCTACGTGCTGCTGGGTATACGGACCTAACCGGCATTGACGTTAGTGAGCCAGCTATTGAGCTAGCGAAAGCGCGAGGCGTGCCGCACGTTTCGGTGATGGATGGCGCCGCCCTAGATTTTGCTGCTAGCCGGTTCGATCTGGTTATTGCCTCCGATGTACTGGAGCATATTGAAGACGAAGCTCAAGCGTTGCGCGAGTGGACGCGGGTGCTAAAGCCAGGCGGACAGATGCTTGTGTTTGTGCCCGCCCATACGTACCTATGGAGCGAGCATGACGTAGTAAATCACCATTACCGTCGCTATTCTCGCCAGAGCTTGGTTGGTGCTCTGCAACGTGCTGGCTTGCGGGTGCAGCGCAGCTCTTTCTGGAATGCCGCTCTGTATTTTCCAACAGCAGCCCTACGGCTCGGCCGACGCTTGCTGTTTGGCCCTGTGCCGGCCGAGAAGAAACCTGGTGCCACCGGCGACTTGCACGATTTCGGCGGTCCAGCCAATAGCCTAATTCTTCAGTGGGTTAAAGCTGAAAACGGATTGTTACGCTGGTTCAATTTACCAGTCGGCGTTAGTGTATTTGCTCTGGCTCAAAAACCAGCTTAG
- a CDS encoding glycosyltransferase family 2 protein, which yields MELSVVIPIYNEESNIGELYQRLLSVLEPMNLVGGFELIFINDGSRDQSLPLLLNLATRDSRVRYIDFSRNFGHQIAVTAGLDRAVGQAVVIIDADLQDPPELIPTLYQKLHEGYEVVYAKRRSRQGENVAKKLTARLFYRILANITHISIPVDTGDFRIISRKVVEGLRLMPEQNKFIRGQISWIGYRQTFVEYDRAGRVGGTTGYTYRKMIRLALDGITAFSDAPLKAATIGGFVVSGIAFLVGLYTLYSRFVTHDYQPGWPSLMVSILFLGGVQLISVGIIGEYIARLNANVRQRPLYIVSDTNIPVP from the coding sequence GTGGAGCTGTCAGTCGTAATTCCGATTTACAACGAGGAGAGTAACATTGGGGAGTTGTACCAGCGCCTGCTCAGTGTGCTCGAGCCCATGAACTTAGTGGGTGGTTTCGAGCTCATCTTCATCAACGACGGCTCACGCGACCAGTCCTTGCCCTTGCTCCTGAACCTAGCTACCCGCGATTCACGCGTCCGCTACATCGATTTCAGCCGCAATTTCGGCCACCAAATCGCCGTTACGGCCGGCCTTGATCGGGCAGTAGGGCAAGCCGTCGTTATCATTGATGCCGACTTGCAAGACCCGCCGGAGCTGATTCCGACGCTCTACCAAAAGCTGCACGAAGGCTACGAGGTAGTATATGCCAAGCGTCGTTCTCGCCAAGGAGAAAATGTAGCTAAGAAGCTCACCGCGCGTCTCTTCTACCGCATCCTAGCCAACATCACGCACATATCTATTCCCGTTGATACGGGTGACTTCCGTATTATCTCCCGCAAAGTGGTGGAGGGTCTGCGCCTAATGCCGGAGCAGAACAAGTTCATACGGGGTCAAATCTCCTGGATTGGCTACCGTCAGACTTTCGTCGAATACGACCGCGCGGGCCGCGTGGGTGGTACAACGGGCTATACCTATCGTAAGATGATTCGCCTAGCGCTGGATGGCATTACTGCTTTTTCTGATGCGCCTCTGAAAGCAGCTACCATCGGCGGTTTTGTCGTGTCGGGCATCGCCTTTCTAGTTGGGCTCTACACGCTTTACTCCCGCTTTGTCACCCACGATTATCAGCCCGGCTGGCCCTCGCTGATGGTCAGTATCTTATTTTTGGGCGGTGTGCAGCTTATTTCCGTCGGTATCATTGGCGAGTACATTGCCCGCCTCAATGCCAACGTGCGCCAGCGTCCCCTGTATATTGTCTCGGATACGAATATTCCGGTGCCCTAG
- a CDS encoding glycosyltransferase family 2 protein: protein MTAVPALALVLPCFNPLPGWANNVLESLSRLYALLPADTLLHLYLVNDGSTRNVDPAEVALLERKLPYFTYLTYPTNRGKGYALRMGIEHVQEPLCLFTDIDFPYEERSIASLYATLQAGTCDLAVGVRDEAYYQHVPATRRRVSHLLRGLTRNLLHLPVSDTQCGLKGFNATGRAVFLQTTTDRYLFDLELLFLASRQAHVRVEPVLVSLKPGVVFSKLNSRILLTEGASFLKILRRRIL, encoded by the coding sequence ATGACTGCTGTTCCCGCACTAGCCTTAGTGCTGCCTTGCTTTAACCCTTTACCCGGCTGGGCAAATAACGTCCTGGAAAGTCTGAGCCGCTTATACGCGCTCCTCCCAGCCGATACTCTCCTGCACTTATACCTAGTCAATGACGGTTCTACCCGCAACGTAGATCCAGCAGAAGTTGCATTGCTAGAGCGGAAATTGCCTTACTTTACGTACCTGACCTACCCGACCAACCGGGGCAAGGGCTATGCCTTGCGGATGGGCATAGAGCACGTACAGGAACCCCTTTGCTTATTTACGGATATCGACTTTCCGTACGAAGAGCGAAGCATAGCTAGCCTGTATGCCACGCTACAAGCGGGTACGTGCGACCTAGCAGTAGGCGTGCGCGACGAGGCATACTACCAACACGTGCCAGCCACCCGCCGACGCGTGTCGCACTTGCTTCGCGGGCTGACACGTAACTTGCTGCACCTGCCCGTGAGCGACACACAATGTGGACTTAAAGGGTTCAATGCCACTGGCCGCGCCGTATTCCTACAAACCACCACCGACCGCTACCTCTTCGATTTAGAGCTATTATTTCTGGCTTCGCGCCAAGCACACGTGCGGGTTGAGCCCGTATTGGTTAGCCTGAAGCCGGGGGTTGTTTTCTCCAAACTCAATTCACGTATCCTACTCACCGAAGGAGCTAGCTTTTTGAAGATTCTACGGCGCCGAATATTGTAA
- a CDS encoding PIG-L family deacetylase: protein MVKSLLLSFVFSVVLGLSWGQLAQAQSVATKEVNVYVVAHQDDWQLFMGSHAYNNVQKGGKVVFVCLTAGQADKPGDQYWKGREAGCKAATRTAADATSAPAASAQVEDVVVNKHSLQVYRYKNTSSYFLRLPDGGLDAKGFAQGNFQSLFKCKGNGTAIKDITGSVTYTNWTDLVKTVHQLILQETDPNSKLVMHYPDPIKKKMDHPDHTMAGVLAQAATSDIECRQQLYLGYITQTKPLNLTDVQTANQTLLFKANCEELMQNGLASEWDDKHRVWLGRQYFRIRHNAPTPPGSQPMQPVAALPAPIVVVAPTSTVPTNGEIRQISTLDTMMVIQQADLLLRPTYPNPFDVSTLIGYQLPKSSFVSVRIFDLQGRLVQTLVNQKQTPGNYELWIDVNEFPAAGVYLCQLQAGRESRSQRIQIVH, encoded by the coding sequence ATGGTTAAAAGCTTACTCTTGTCTTTTGTATTCAGTGTTGTTTTAGGTTTGAGTTGGGGCCAGTTAGCACAAGCACAGTCTGTTGCTACGAAAGAAGTCAACGTCTATGTAGTAGCACACCAGGATGACTGGCAGCTCTTTATGGGCAGTCATGCTTACAACAATGTACAGAAGGGCGGAAAAGTTGTTTTCGTTTGCTTAACGGCAGGACAAGCTGACAAACCTGGTGACCAGTATTGGAAGGGGCGCGAAGCCGGATGCAAAGCGGCCACCCGTACCGCTGCTGATGCAACATCGGCACCCGCTGCGTCTGCCCAAGTGGAAGATGTTGTTGTAAATAAGCATAGTCTGCAAGTCTATCGCTACAAGAATACCTCTTCTTACTTCCTGCGGTTGCCTGATGGTGGGCTTGATGCAAAAGGCTTTGCCCAAGGTAACTTCCAGAGCCTGTTCAAGTGCAAAGGCAATGGTACGGCTATCAAAGACATCACGGGCTCCGTTACATACACCAACTGGACTGATTTGGTGAAAACGGTGCACCAGCTTATTCTGCAGGAGACGGATCCGAACAGCAAACTAGTAATGCACTACCCAGATCCAATCAAAAAGAAGATGGATCATCCGGACCACACCATGGCCGGCGTTCTAGCCCAGGCTGCCACTTCCGATATCGAGTGCCGTCAGCAGCTTTACCTAGGGTATATCACCCAAACAAAGCCATTGAACCTAACGGACGTGCAAACGGCTAATCAAACCTTGTTGTTCAAGGCCAATTGTGAAGAACTGATGCAGAATGGGTTAGCTAGCGAATGGGACGATAAGCATCGTGTTTGGCTAGGTCGGCAATATTTCCGCATACGGCACAACGCTCCTACGCCACCCGGTAGCCAGCCCATGCAGCCAGTTGCCGCTCTTCCGGCTCCCATCGTAGTGGTTGCCCCAACATCTACCGTGCCCACGAACGGCGAGATAAGACAAATCTCTACCCTTGACACGATGATGGTAATACAGCAAGCCGATTTATTACTCCGGCCCACTTATCCCAACCCGTTTGATGTATCAACCCTAATTGGGTATCAGCTGCCGAAATCTAGCTTTGTTTCGGTGCGCATTTTTGACTTGCAAGGGCGACTGGTACAAACTTTAGTAAACCAGAAGCAAACTCCTGGTAACTACGAGTTGTGGATTGATGTCAATGAATTTCCCGCTGCTGGCGTCTATCTTTGCCAGCTGCAGGCTGGGCGAGAGTCGCGTAGCCAGCGCATACAGATAGTGCATTGA